In Trifolium pratense cultivar HEN17-A07 linkage group LG7, ARS_RC_1.1, whole genome shotgun sequence, a genomic segment contains:
- the LOC123897783 gene encoding probable WRKY transcription factor 31 isoform X2, translating into MDTTINNNNKNKNKSPSTTIPFQVNLTSSNDSLSDHDENRPIINELDFFSTNNHENIASSSTSAPPYHHIHDHYTNPSSLLELKVNTSLNLLTTNASNDQSMVDADIPSNSEDKRGQLEAVVLQGELERLKVENHQLRNMLEERNRNYSTLQMHLVSLMQERKVEDCNEDKKQVEMKQNGNGGFLVPRQFMELGLATNNSNVAADEPRSQDQSKAVGNNNEEGSKDEALVPDHDMKESDKGNERDDSPPNRVLPANNSNNVPNFSPQTNVEQAEATMRKARVSVRARSEAAMINDGCQWRKYGQKMAKGNPCPRAYYRCTMAHGCPVRKQVQRCAEDRSILITTYEGNHIHALPPAAMEMVQTTSAAARMLLSGPMTSPDGLMNPNFLTRAILPYSSSIATISASAPFPTVTLDLTEPPNSNQFPNNKNTNQFQFPFAQNFANSLLPQIFGQTLLNQTTFSGLQMSQDGENSQLGNQSQQQLADTVTAIASDPNFTTALAAAITSIIGAAQPNNGNNSTINNGNSTIANNNNGNVTSNNNANGSNKGNNPNSPGN; encoded by the exons ATGGATACCACAAttaacaacaataacaaaaacaaaaacaagtctCCATCTACAACAATCCCTTTTCAAGTCAACCTTACCTCTTCTAATGACTCACTTTCTGATCATGATGAAAACAGACCCATCATCAATGAACTTGactttttctctacaaataacCATGAAAATATTGCTTCTTCTTCCACTTCTGCACCTCCCTATCATCATATACATGATCATTACACCAATCCTTCTTCTCTCTTGGAATTGAAAGTAAAC ACTAGTTTGAATCTTCTTACCACCAACGCAAGCAATGATCAATCCATGGTGGATGCTGACATACCAAGTAATTCAGAAGACAAAAGAGGTCAACTTGAG GCCGTTGTTCTTCAAGGTGAGCTTGAGAGATTGAAGGTAGAGAATCATCAACTGAGGAACATGCTCGAAGAGCGCAATCGGAATTACAGCACATTGCAGATGCATTTGGTGAGTTTGATGCAAGAGAGAAAGGTAGAGGATTGTAATGAAGATAAAAAACAAGTAGAGATGAAACAAAATGGAAATGGTGGATTTTTGGTTCCAAGGCAATTTATGGAGCTTGGATTAGCTACTAATAATTCTAATGTTGCTGCTGATGAACCAAGAAGTCAAGATCAGTCAAAAGCAGTTGGAAACAACAATGAAGAAGGTTCCAAGGATGAAGCACTTGTGCCTGATCATGATATGAAGGAATCTGATAAGGGAAATGAACGAGACGATAGTCCTCCGAATCGAGTTTTACCTgctaataatagtaataatgttCCAAATTTTAGTCCTCAAACTAATGTTGAACAAGCTGAGGCTACCATGAGGAAAGCACGAGTTTCGGTTAGGGCTCGATCGGAGGCTGCTATG aTCAATGATGGATGCCAATGGAGAAAGTATGGACAGAAAATGGCGAAAGGAAACCCATGTCCTCGAGCTTATTATCGATGCACTATGGCTCACGGCTGTCCAGTGAGAAAACAG GTACAAAGGTGTGCTGAAGACAGATCAATACTCATAACAACATATGAAGGAAATCACATTCATGCATTGCCACCAGCAGCTATGGAAATGGTACAAACAACATCAGCAGCTGCAAGAATGCTTTTATCAGGACCAATGACAAGTCCTGATGGCCTAATGAATCCAAATTTCCTCACAAGAGCAATCCTTCCTTATTCATCAAGCATAGCAACTATCTCGGCCTCAGCACCATTTCCAACTGTTACATTAGACTTAACCGAACCACCAAATTCAAACCAATTCCCTAACAATAAGAACACAAATCAGTTCCAATTTCCGTTCGCTCAAAATTTTGCAAACTCATTACTACCTCAGATATTCGGTCAAACATTGCTTAACCAAACAACATTTTCAGGACTTCAGATGTCACAAGATGGAGAAAATTCTCAATTGGGTAATCAATCTCAGCAACAACTTGCTGACACAGTTACTGCTATTGCATCTGATCCTAACTTCACTACAGCATTGGCAGCTGCTATTACTTCCATTATTGGAGCTGCACAACCAAACAATGGTAACAACAGTACTATTAATAATGGTAACAGTACTATAGCCAACAATAATAATGGCAATGTTACATCTAATAACAATGCCAATGGAAGCAATAAAGGCAACAATCCTAATTCACCAGGAAACTAG
- the LOC123897783 gene encoding probable WRKY transcription factor 31 isoform X1: MVDADIPSNSEDKRGQLEAVVLQGELERLKVENHQLRNMLEERNRNYSTLQMHLVSLMQERKVEDCNEDKKQVEMKQNGNGGFLVPRQFMELGLATNNSNVAADEPRSQDQSKAVGNNNEEGSKDEALVPDHDMKESDKGNERDDSPPNRVLPANNSNNVPNFSPQTNVEQAEATMRKARVSVRARSEAAMINDGCQWRKYGQKMAKGNPCPRAYYRCTMAHGCPVRKQVQRCAEDRSILITTYEGNHIHALPPAAMEMVQTTSAAARMLLSGPMTSPDGLMNPNFLTRAILPYSSSIATISASAPFPTVTLDLTEPPNSNQFPNNKNTNQFQFPFAQNFANSLLPQIFGQTLLNQTTFSGLQMSQDGENSQLGNQSQQQLADTVTAIASDPNFTTALAAAITSIIGAAQPNNGNNSTINNGNSTIANNNNGNVTSNNNANGSNKGNNPNSPGN, from the exons ATGGTGGATGCTGACATACCAAGTAATTCAGAAGACAAAAGAGGTCAACTTGAG GCCGTTGTTCTTCAAGGTGAGCTTGAGAGATTGAAGGTAGAGAATCATCAACTGAGGAACATGCTCGAAGAGCGCAATCGGAATTACAGCACATTGCAGATGCATTTGGTGAGTTTGATGCAAGAGAGAAAGGTAGAGGATTGTAATGAAGATAAAAAACAAGTAGAGATGAAACAAAATGGAAATGGTGGATTTTTGGTTCCAAGGCAATTTATGGAGCTTGGATTAGCTACTAATAATTCTAATGTTGCTGCTGATGAACCAAGAAGTCAAGATCAGTCAAAAGCAGTTGGAAACAACAATGAAGAAGGTTCCAAGGATGAAGCACTTGTGCCTGATCATGATATGAAGGAATCTGATAAGGGAAATGAACGAGACGATAGTCCTCCGAATCGAGTTTTACCTgctaataatagtaataatgttCCAAATTTTAGTCCTCAAACTAATGTTGAACAAGCTGAGGCTACCATGAGGAAAGCACGAGTTTCGGTTAGGGCTCGATCGGAGGCTGCTATG aTCAATGATGGATGCCAATGGAGAAAGTATGGACAGAAAATGGCGAAAGGAAACCCATGTCCTCGAGCTTATTATCGATGCACTATGGCTCACGGCTGTCCAGTGAGAAAACAG GTACAAAGGTGTGCTGAAGACAGATCAATACTCATAACAACATATGAAGGAAATCACATTCATGCATTGCCACCAGCAGCTATGGAAATGGTACAAACAACATCAGCAGCTGCAAGAATGCTTTTATCAGGACCAATGACAAGTCCTGATGGCCTAATGAATCCAAATTTCCTCACAAGAGCAATCCTTCCTTATTCATCAAGCATAGCAACTATCTCGGCCTCAGCACCATTTCCAACTGTTACATTAGACTTAACCGAACCACCAAATTCAAACCAATTCCCTAACAATAAGAACACAAATCAGTTCCAATTTCCGTTCGCTCAAAATTTTGCAAACTCATTACTACCTCAGATATTCGGTCAAACATTGCTTAACCAAACAACATTTTCAGGACTTCAGATGTCACAAGATGGAGAAAATTCTCAATTGGGTAATCAATCTCAGCAACAACTTGCTGACACAGTTACTGCTATTGCATCTGATCCTAACTTCACTACAGCATTGGCAGCTGCTATTACTTCCATTATTGGAGCTGCACAACCAAACAATGGTAACAACAGTACTATTAATAATGGTAACAGTACTATAGCCAACAATAATAATGGCAATGTTACATCTAATAACAATGCCAATGGAAGCAATAAAGGCAACAATCCTAATTCACCAGGAAACTAG